The following coding sequences are from one Cryptococcus deuterogattii R265 chromosome 1, complete sequence window:
- a CDS encoding alcohol dehydrogenase (NADP+), giving the protein MAITHATGYAISSPENYLKFELKKYELDPLEEDRITVAVECCGVCGSDHHTISGGWGPFQTKFVVTGHEVIGKVVEVGSKVSEFKVGDRVGVGAQVGSCGKCKACKGPNENYCLQPVHGYNTHWYDGSEHQGGYSTHVRAQERFVFHIPESLKSTDAASMLCAGITTFAPLVRNGAGPGKKVGVVGLGGLGHYAVLFGTALGAEVTVFSRSDAKKEDAMKMGAKNFIATGEKGFEKGHELEFDLIIVTASSNQLPINELLACLDVDKKLVFVGMPDEGLTNITSQALSGNGASLSSSHLGNRQEVQQMLKLAAEKNVKPWVEILQMKDAAKAIKAVENSTVRYRSILIQDIDA; this is encoded by the exons ATGGCTATCACTCACGCTACTG GCTAtgccatctcttcccctgAGAACTACCTT AAGTTCGAGCTCAAGAAGTACGAGCTTGATCCTCTTGAGGAAGACCGAATTACTGTCGCTGTTGAGTGTTGCGGTGTCTGCGGATCT GACCACCACACTATCTCTGGTGGTTGGGGTCCTTTCCAGACAAAGTTTGTCGTCACTGGCCACGAAGTCATTGGAAAAGTCGTCGAGGTTGGTTCTAAGGTTTCTGAGTTCAAGGTTGGCGATAGGGTCGGTGTTGGTGCCCAAGTTGGCTCTTGTGGAAAGTGCAAGGCCTGCAAGGGCCCTAACG AGAACTACTGTCTCCAGCCCGTCCACGGCTATAACACCCATT GGTACGATGGTTCTGAGCATCAAGGTGGCTATTCTACCCACGTCCGGGCCCAGGAGCGATTCGTCTTCCATATTCCTGAGTCCCTCAAGTCTACCGATGCTGCTTCCAT GTTGTGCGCTGGTATCACTACCTTCGCTCCACTTGTAAGGAACGGTGCTGGTCCCGGCAAAAAGGTTGGTGTGGTTGGCCTGGGCGGTCT CGGTCACTACGCCGTTCTCTTCGGTACTGCCCTTGGCGCTGAGGTCACCGTCTTCTCTCGGTCCGAcgccaagaaggaagatgctATGAAGATGGGTGCCAAGAACTTCATCGCTACTGGCGAGAAGGGTTTCGAAAAAGGGCATGAGCTCGAATTTgacctcatcatcgtcactgCTTCCTCCAACCAGCTCCCCATCAACGAGCTCCTCGCTTGTCTTGATGTTGACAAAAAGCTCGTCTTTGTCGGCATGCCTGACGAAGGTTTGACCAACATTacttctcaagctctttCCGGCAATGGcgcctctctttcctctaGCCACTTGGGTAACAGGCAGGAGGTGCAGCAGATGTTGAAGCTTGCCGCTGAGAAGAACGTCAAGCCTTGGGTTGAGATTTTACAGATGAAGGACGCAGCCAAGGCTATAAAGGCTGTTGAGAACAGCACTGTCAGGTACAGGTCTATTCTTATCCAGGACATCGACGCCTAA
- a CDS encoding ubiquitin-conjugating enzyme E2 1, which translates to MDDFAMLMYSLVDCAKDKTSGITIEMIDDSPFHLVGAFPGPPDTPYEGGYYEVDIQIPETYPFQPVKMKFITKVYHPNISSASGAICLDILKDAWSPVLTLKSTLISLQSLLSEPIPSDPQDAQVAKHYLTDRNSFNDTAKHWAQAYAQAPAHKQQNARRKVATDAELAGLAEEHVVSFTDMGFPRDKVISVMRKRNYRGNNVNPATYNSCLEELLQG; encoded by the exons ATGGATGATTTTGCCATGCTTATGTATTCTCTTGTAGACTGCGCTAAAGATAAGACTAGTGGAATTACCATTGAGA TGATTGATGACAGCCCATTTCACCTTGTGGGGGCATTTCCGGGGCCA CCTGATACACCTTACGAAGGAGGTTACTACGAGGTC GATATCCAGATTCCTGAAACGTATCCTTTCCAGCCAGTGAAAATGAAGTTCATAAC AAAGGTGTACC ATCCCAACATTTCATCCGCTAGT GGAGCTATTTGCCTTG ACATTCTCAAAGATGCCTGGTCACCA GTACTCACTCTCAAGTCAACCCTTATATCGCTccaatcccttctttccgaGCCAATCCCCAGTGATCCCCAAGACGCACAAGTAGCAAAGCACTACCTCACGGACCGAAACTCATTCAACGACACAGCCAAGCACTGGGCGCAAGCTTATGCCCAAGCTCCGGCACACAAACAACAGAATGCCAGAAGGAAAGTTGCTACGGACGCCGAGTTGGCGGGGTTGGCTGAGGAGCATGTTGTTTCTTTCACTGATATGGGTTTCCCGAGAGACAAGGTT ATTTCTGTtatgaggaaaagaaattATCGAGGAAACAACGTAAATCCTGCCACATACAACTCT TGTTTGGAAGAGCTTTTGCAGGGCTAG
- a CDS encoding tRNA (guanine(9)-N1)-methyltransferase, whose product MDIDEESYLNAGSSALSEISQGGEGDRLQGMSKKAMKRAAKQARLEEIKPLKRAAERERRRQRTAQLAEGYAAGTLNEADKELVERRRRVERERKEAQRRVESGDQANDWLGGVVIDLGFDDLMTDQEIASMAQQLGYLYSSNRTAEKPVRTVIHTTFSPAACPRLWQRMENFNWHKWSRCHWWEQGLETLKSQLDPSTSILCAQPVVSDKAQDEAGVDTKSLLSRLTGPQVPVDLQAGKHKLVYLSADAEDELLSLSEDEIYIIGGIVDRNRHKNLCQGKAEQLGIRTARLPIGTFLEMLPTRKVLTVNQVFDILVKYIHLGDWAAAFEAVIPIRKYAPGRKAKRAKIEAKKDEGDEGTSAEGEETIEVAQKSAEVVPAEVFTDQ is encoded by the exons ATGGATATTGACGAGGAGTCTTACCTGAATGCTGGATCTTCTGCTCTCTCAGAGATCTCCcagggaggagaaggggacaGGCTGCAAGGAATGAGTAAAAAAGCCATGAAGAGGGCAGCTAAGCAG GCCCGCCTGGAAGAAATCAAACCTTTGAAACGTGCGGCGGAGAGAGAACGGCGTCGGCAGCGTACCGCCCAACTTGCAGAAGGTTACGCCGCTGGGACACTTAACGAAGCGGATAAAGAATTGGTGGAGCGAAGGCGCagggtggagagagaaaggaaagaagccCAGAGAAGGGTAGAAAGCGGGGATCAGGCGAATGATTGGTTGGGAGGGGTCGTTATCGATCTGGGATTCGATGACTTGATGACTGATCAG GAAATTGCCTCGATGGCTCAGCAATTGGGTTATTTGTATTCTTCCAACCGCACCGCAGAAAAGCCTGTTCGAACTGTCATTCATACGACATTCTCCCCTGCAGCATGCCCAAGGCTCTGGCAACGTATGGAAAACTTCAATTGGCACAAATGGAGCAGGTGTCATTGGTGGGAACAAGGCTTAGAAACACTCAAATCCCAACTGGatccttcaacttcaatTCTGTGTGCTCAACCTGTAGTCAGTGACAAGGCGCAAGACGAGGCAGGGGTAGATACCAAGAGTTTGCTGTCTCGTCTAACCGGACCTCAGGTCCCTGTTGACCTTCAGGCTGGTAAACACAAGCTTGTATATCTCTCCGCAGATGCGGAAGACGAGCTCTTGAGTTTGTCCGAAGATGAAATCTATATCATTGGAGGTATTGTGGACCGAAATAGACATAAG AATTTATGCCAGGGGAAAGCAGAACAACTAGGTATCCGTACGGCCAGGCTGCCCATAGGCACCTTCCTAGAAATGCTTCCAACTCGAAAAGTGTTGACTGTCAATCAG GTTTTCGATATCCTTGTCAAATACATTCATCTAGGCGACTGGGCGGCTGCGTTTGAAGCTGTTATCCCTATAAGGAAGTACGCTCCTGGCCGTAAAGCAAAAAGGGCGAAGATAGAGGCAAAAAAGGACGAAGGAGACGAGGGCACTAGTGcggagggagaagagactATCGAAGTAGCGCAGAAATCTGCAGAAGTCGTCCCAGCGGAAGTATTTACGGACCAGTAA